In Longimicrobiaceae bacterium, one DNA window encodes the following:
- a CDS encoding zf-HC2 domain-containing protein — protein MSHTAEGSIQALLDGELSRAERAEVERHLDGCAACRAEADRLRAASTEFTAALGLLDRPAALERAYHAVSRRRWRRWVGVDGGQVLRRAAALVLGVATVASATVPGSPLRDWLEELWAEDAAAPA, from the coding sequence ATGAGCCACACGGCCGAGGGAAGCATCCAGGCGCTGCTCGACGGCGAGCTGTCCCGCGCGGAGCGCGCGGAGGTGGAGCGGCACCTGGACGGGTGCGCCGCCTGCCGCGCCGAGGCGGACCGGCTGCGCGCCGCCTCCACGGAGTTCACGGCCGCGCTCGGGCTCCTGGACCGCCCCGCCGCCCTGGAGCGCGCGTACCACGCGGTCTCGCGGCGGCGCTGGCGGCGGTGGGTGGGCGTGGACGGCGGCCAGGTGCTGCGTCGCGCCGCCGCGCTTGTCCTGGGAGTCGCCACGGTGGCGTCCGCCACGGTCCCGGGCTCGCCGCTCCGCGACTGGCTGGAGGAGCTCTGGGCAGAGGACGCCGCCGCCCCGGCC